A section of the Methanoregula formicica SMSP genome encodes:
- a CDS encoding N-acetyl sugar amidotransferase → MTSSDYQICSKCICDTTIPDIFFDSDGVCNFCHEHNERENNSPLNVEGKAHLEKIIQNIKNKGNGKKYDCIIGVSGGTDSTYCLYLAKQWGLRPLAVHFDNGWNSEISVRNIKNATTKLDFDLDTWVADWEEFKDLQIAFLRSSVPEADMPTDIAYLSVLYKIAVKENVKFIINGSNFRTEGKQPSAWGYGDGKYIKSVYKQFGKGKKLQKIPNLSMADLFYFHFIKQIQFIKPLYYMNYNKHEAMKVLEKEVGWQYYGGHHFENVYTRFIHGYYLPKKFGIEKRIIEFSALIRSNQLTRDDALEKIKEVIYPKELVVQDIQFIINKLNITNDEYQKIMKAPNRYFYDYKTNYPLIMKMRFFINIAYKLKLYPDKIYGKIHINI, encoded by the coding sequence ATTCCGGATATTTTTTTTGATTCCGATGGAGTATGTAATTTTTGTCATGAACACAATGAGAGAGAAAATAATTCCCCCCTAAATGTGGAAGGGAAAGCACACCTCGAAAAAATTATTCAAAATATTAAAAATAAAGGCAACGGAAAAAAATATGATTGTATTATAGGAGTAAGCGGGGGCACTGATAGTACCTATTGCCTCTATCTCGCAAAACAATGGGGACTACGTCCTCTTGCGGTCCATTTCGATAATGGATGGAATAGTGAAATTTCTGTAAGAAATATTAAAAACGCAACAACGAAATTGGATTTTGATCTTGACACCTGGGTTGCAGATTGGGAAGAATTCAAGGATTTACAAATTGCTTTTTTACGATCTTCTGTTCCTGAAGCTGATATGCCCACAGATATTGCATATTTAAGCGTTCTGTATAAAATCGCGGTTAAGGAAAATGTGAAATTTATTATTAATGGAAGTAATTTCAGAACTGAAGGTAAACAACCCTCCGCCTGGGGTTATGGGGATGGCAAATATATCAAGAGTGTTTACAAACAATTCGGAAAAGGGAAAAAACTGCAGAAAATTCCTAATCTTTCAATGGCGGATTTATTCTATTTTCATTTTATCAAGCAGATACAATTCATTAAACCCCTTTATTATATGAATTATAACAAGCATGAAGCTATGAAGGTCTTGGAAAAAGAGGTGGGATGGCAATACTATGGGGGACACCATTTTGAAAATGTATATACACGATTCATCCATGGATATTATCTTCCAAAAAAATTCGGGATTGAAAAACGCATCATTGAATTTTCAGCATTAATTCGTTCAAATCAGCTAACACGGGATGATGCTTTAGAAAAAATAAAAGAAGTGATTTATCCCAAAGAGTTAGTTGTTCAGGATATCCAGTTTATCATTAATAAATTGAATATTACCAATGATGAATACCAAAAGATCATGAAAGCACCCAATCGATATTTTTATGATTACAAAACCAATTATCCATTAATCATGAAAATGAGATTTTTCATTAACATAGCATATAAACTAAAACTTTACCCGGACAAAATTTATGGGAAAATTCATATTAATATATAA
- a CDS encoding glycosyltransferase, which produces MGKFILIYKGEHNLNKDLLIIAPEYYSFVKDQTESIAIFFSNVKVLVRHNPIAEISTILPINSLTNFRKKNLINCINIPHNISVFPTPVYYAPLDFFYKRLGEQHFCAVNSIIRKNYFHFDLMHAHATWSSGYVGARLKDLYHVPFLVTAHGYDIYSLPFKDAIWKKKIEYVLNKADAVITVSQSNLKCIQKLDVDTPVYIIPNGFRSDLFSPREMAASRRVLGLPLDRKILLNVGNLEPVKGQKYLIDAVNEIIKERKDILCIVVGMGSEIRTLEKQILFQGLGEYVLLVGKKPHDEIPLWINACDIFVLPSLNEGNPTVMFEALGCGKPIIGTKVGGVPEVIFSEDYGLVVEPADIGDLADKIMMALDRKWDQKKILAYAKQFTWENIAKETLKVFTKISV; this is translated from the coding sequence ATGGGAAAATTCATATTAATATATAAGGGGGAGCATAATTTGAATAAAGATTTACTTATTATTGCACCTGAATATTATAGCTTTGTTAAAGATCAAACGGAATCAATCGCAATTTTTTTTTCGAACGTAAAAGTATTAGTTCGACATAATCCGATTGCAGAAATTTCAACCATACTTCCAATCAATTCTTTAACAAATTTTCGAAAGAAAAATCTAATAAATTGCATAAACATTCCCCATAATATTTCTGTATTTCCAACACCCGTTTATTATGCCCCCCTCGATTTTTTTTATAAACGATTGGGAGAACAACATTTTTGTGCTGTAAATAGTATCATCAGAAAGAATTACTTTCATTTTGACCTTATGCATGCACATGCCACATGGTCTTCTGGTTATGTTGGTGCCCGTTTGAAAGACCTGTATCATGTTCCGTTCTTAGTTACAGCACATGGCTATGACATCTATTCTCTTCCATTCAAAGATGCAATCTGGAAAAAGAAGATTGAATATGTCCTGAACAAGGCTGATGCAGTTATTACCGTAAGTCAAAGTAATCTCAAATGTATCCAGAAATTGGATGTCGACACTCCAGTTTATATTATACCCAATGGATTCAGAAGTGATCTCTTCTCGCCAAGAGAGATGGCAGCGAGCCGCAGAGTGTTGGGTCTTCCACTAGACCGGAAGATTCTCCTCAATGTAGGAAATCTTGAACCCGTGAAAGGTCAAAAATATTTGATTGATGCAGTCAACGAGATCATTAAGGAAAGGAAGGATATTCTCTGCATCGTTGTTGGAATGGGAAGCGAGATACGTACCCTTGAGAAGCAAATTCTGTTCCAGGGGCTTGGTGAGTATGTTTTGCTCGTAGGTAAAAAGCCCCATGATGAGATCCCGTTATGGATAAATGCCTGTGATATATTTGTATTACCCAGTCTCAATGAAGGCAACCCAACTGTAATGTTCGAAGCTCTCGGATGCGGAAAGCCAATTATCGGAACGAAGGTCGGAGGGGTACCAGAGGTCATTTTTTCTGAAGATTATGGTTTAGTCGTTGAACCGGCTGATATTGGTGACCTTGCCGATAAAATAATGATGGCATTGGATCGAAAGTGGGACCAGAAGAAGATCCTTGCGTATGCGAAGCAGTTTACGTGGGAAAATATCGCAAAGGAAACTTTAAAGGTATTTACAAAGATTTCGGTGTGA
- a CDS encoding glycosyltransferase family 4 protein, producing MKVALITNYWKNSEGGGIKTYVVNLVQALKDKGIDVSVFFREGNDPEQFCGGQNKIAFSLTCFRQLLKIRPDVIHTQGTWYCLLPGVIYKKIFGCRLIHTFHTEPDKSLQLFAKFFFQILLNTCDCVTFVSERLQERIIEVDRFSFQNSAITYAGVHTITVPDYQVKEFKKQYGINDNSIILTAIGMTALPYKAEGLKILLQAIYLVKKSYPNIILIVTREGRYSEEVRAFSNEIGLERHVIFTGNIENPFIPLKMCEIYTHITLGDGLPIALLEAMSMGKPIIATPIAGIPEAIESGINGFLVEPNPKKIAEKIDFLLQNPEICEKISQNAYYTAKNKFTWENATKTFILLYRGNGSEIVNSP from the coding sequence GTGAAGGTTGCACTTATCACGAATTACTGGAAGAACAGCGAAGGTGGAGGTATCAAAACATATGTCGTAAACCTAGTACAAGCTTTGAAGGACAAAGGGATCGATGTCAGCGTGTTTTTCAGGGAAGGTAACGATCCGGAGCAATTCTGTGGCGGGCAGAACAAGATCGCATTCTCATTAACCTGCTTCCGGCAGTTACTGAAGATTCGACCTGATGTAATCCACACTCAAGGGACGTGGTACTGTCTCCTCCCAGGAGTGATCTACAAGAAAATTTTTGGATGCAGGTTGATCCATACTTTCCATACAGAACCTGATAAAAGTTTACAATTATTTGCAAAGTTTTTCTTCCAGATTCTCTTGAATACATGTGATTGTGTGACGTTTGTTTCGGAGAGATTGCAAGAACGAATTATTGAAGTTGACAGGTTTTCATTCCAAAATTCTGCAATTACCTATGCGGGAGTTCATACGATCACTGTTCCAGACTACCAAGTAAAGGAATTTAAAAAACAATATGGTATTAATGACAATTCGATTATTCTTACAGCAATTGGTATGACTGCTCTTCCCTACAAAGCTGAAGGACTAAAGATTCTACTTCAGGCCATCTATTTAGTGAAAAAATCATATCCTAATATTATACTCATCGTTACGAGAGAAGGGCGATATTCGGAAGAGGTGAGGGCGTTTTCCAACGAGATTGGTTTGGAAAGACATGTTATTTTTACAGGGAATATCGAGAATCCCTTTATTCCATTGAAGATGTGTGAGATTTATACTCATATAACGTTAGGTGATGGATTGCCAATAGCATTGTTAGAAGCGATGTCTATGGGGAAACCTATTATCGCGACACCGATTGCTGGTATCCCAGAAGCAATAGAAAGTGGTATCAATGGATTTTTAGTAGAGCCCAATCCCAAAAAAATTGCTGAAAAAATTGATTTTCTTCTTCAGAACCCTGAAATATGTGAAAAAATTTCTCAAAATGCGTATTACACAGCTAAAAATAAATTCACGTGGGAAAATGCAACAAAGACATTTATATTATTATATCGTGGAAATGGCAGTGAGATTGTGAATTCGCCGTGA
- a CDS encoding glycosyltransferase family protein gives MGRADDMTYIGEYLQISTSGSISGWDIYPASHIIGAALSIVTGLDPHIISFVIPLVCSFLFAGGLFLCCCLFLEDQILINIAIPASFIFYLGPYNFLNVPHGLFFAIIPLILYLVFKFIKHQNFINTVLVFPFILLVPFMHPFIVFLVVSTFLALIIFSQILKKVENLNYLRILHLFLMVVIGFLSWFIFCSTLMGDFYQSYRSYLQRVTEPVFFETTDKLTRINMNPDKLFKLLTVYYGRYTIPLLIIIIAIIIIYLKRDRITLVLKNYIAFWAFFYLFFLMLELILFFNPIISHQSDRLTNLNFIIYAQVPLFVVSLYVISMRFKSPLVKIFLFLLILSGIWSLSLFGTFNSPNIFKTNDALTNNEVHGMKWFFGTKITEKVLTPLSSIRRFQDLLSDKNYDSMVMVPDHFGYSDNTQSFTEINLKRGEQSYVVLLTIDELMYQKIPGYIEVGRYTENDYSRFRNDQSINAKIYHSLNIQIFDIY, from the coding sequence ATGGGACGGGCAGATGACATGACATATATTGGTGAATACCTCCAGATTAGTACATCTGGCAGTATTTCTGGGTGGGATATTTATCCAGCCAGCCATATTATTGGCGCTGCTCTCTCAATAGTAACAGGCCTTGATCCCCATATTATCTCTTTCGTAATTCCGCTTGTTTGTTCCTTCCTTTTTGCAGGAGGACTTTTTTTATGCTGTTGTCTTTTCCTCGAAGATCAGATTCTTATTAATATTGCCATCCCCGCATCATTTATTTTTTATCTCGGTCCTTATAATTTTCTAAATGTTCCACATGGTTTATTTTTTGCAATTATTCCTCTTATCCTCTATCTAGTGTTCAAATTTATCAAACATCAAAATTTTATTAATACCGTATTAGTATTTCCTTTCATACTTCTTGTTCCATTTATGCACCCATTCATTGTTTTTTTGGTAGTTTCTACATTTCTCGCTTTAATAATATTCAGCCAAATTCTTAAAAAAGTTGAAAATTTGAACTATTTACGAATTCTGCACTTATTCTTAATGGTTGTAATTGGATTTCTTTCGTGGTTTATTTTCTGTTCAACACTCATGGGGGACTTTTACCAAAGTTATCGATCTTATCTGCAGAGAGTAACGGAACCGGTTTTTTTCGAGACCACTGATAAATTAACCCGTATAAATATGAATCCCGATAAACTTTTTAAATTGTTGACGGTATACTATGGACGTTATACAATTCCACTTCTGATTATTATAATCGCTATTATTATCATCTATTTAAAACGAGACAGAATCACTCTTGTTTTAAAAAATTATATAGCTTTTTGGGCTTTTTTTTACCTGTTTTTTTTAATGTTAGAACTAATCCTTTTTTTCAATCCAATAATTTCTCATCAATCAGATCGATTAACAAATTTAAATTTTATTATCTACGCTCAGGTGCCGCTATTTGTTGTATCTCTTTATGTGATTTCCATGAGATTTAAATCCCCGCTAGTAAAAATATTTTTATTTTTATTGATATTATCTGGTATATGGAGCCTGAGTCTTTTTGGTACTTTTAATTCACCAAATATTTTTAAAACAAATGATGCCTTGACCAATAATGAAGTCCACGGAATGAAATGGTTCTTTGGAACAAAGATTACTGAAAAAGTATTAACTCCCCTGAGTTCAATCAGAAGGTTTCAGGATTTATTATCAGATAAAAATTATGATTCAATGGTAATGGTACCTGATCATTTTGGTTATTCAGATAACACTCAATCATTCACGGAAATAAATTTAAAACGTGGTGAACAAAGTTATGTCGTTTTACTGACAATTGATGAACTTATGTATCAGAAAATCCCGGGATATATCGAAGTTGGCAGATATACTGAAAACGATTATTCTCGGTTCAGAAATGATCAGTCGATTAATGCGAAGATTTACCATAGCCTTAATATTCAGATATTTGATATATATTAA
- a CDS encoding TylF/MycF/NovP-related O-methyltransferase encodes MVNWKTSARKIFNFLGYDIKKNNYPIDFEKKDIEIIESVLPFTLTNTDRIYPLIQSVKYIIENEIEGDIVECGVWKGGSMMTVALTLNNLNQFSRNLYLYDTFEGMPKPTESDVDYIGEPAIETFQKVKKSDTASDWVNCSLEEVKKNLELTGYPKEKIFYIKGLVEDTIPKVISDKIAILRLDTDFYSSTKHELNMLYPKLSKGGILIIDDYGYWAGSRKAVDEYFKENSIKTYLQRLDYSARLCIKYDC; translated from the coding sequence ATGGTAAATTGGAAGACATCTGCTAGAAAAATTTTTAATTTTCTTGGATATGATATTAAGAAAAATAATTACCCGATCGATTTTGAAAAAAAGGATATTGAAATTATTGAATCGGTTCTCCCATTTACATTGACAAACACAGACCGGATATATCCATTAATCCAATCTGTGAAATATATCATTGAGAATGAAATTGAAGGTGATATTGTTGAATGTGGTGTATGGAAGGGCGGAAGTATGATGACGGTAGCATTGACTTTGAACAATTTAAATCAATTTTCAAGAAATTTATATTTATATGATACATTTGAAGGAATGCCTAAACCAACAGAATCTGATGTTGACTATATTGGTGAACCAGCAATAGAGACATTTCAAAAAGTTAAAAAGAGTGATACTGCTTCTGATTGGGTTAATTGCTCATTGGAAGAAGTGAAAAAAAATCTGGAATTAACAGGCTATCCCAAAGAAAAAATATTTTATATAAAAGGCCTGGTTGAAGACACAATTCCTAAAGTAATCAGTGATAAAATTGCAATTTTAAGATTGGATACTGATTTTTATTCATCTACAAAGCATGAATTAAACATGTTATACCCCAAACTCTCAAAAGGGGGTATTTTAATTATTGATGATTATGGATATTGGGCGGGATCGAGGAAGGCGGTTGATGAATATTTCAAGGAAAATAGCATAAAAACCTATTTACAGCGTCTTGATTATTCCGCTCGTCTTTGTATCAAATATGATTGTTAA
- a CDS encoding class I SAM-dependent methyltransferase, producing the protein MNNKWIRKGHHIIQIFRTIITNPSSIGNVLTDEVVIRKRIIQKYGFERGLPTLDLLDLLPEFVDTVYPISFLSDGSTPIDYLLLNSLAKKYDHCQYLEIGTWRGESIANVSPFAEECYSISLAKEDLLKEGYSEEMVRSMRFFSEKLKNVIHIGANSNNFDFGSINKKFDIIFIDGDHSEDAIISDTQNAFKLLKNDDSVIIWHDYGHTPERIRWETLAGIMEGCPPEFRNDIFHVSNSLCAIFTREKFTTKTFDFPSVPNKVFTLNVSVKKIG; encoded by the coding sequence ATGAATAATAAGTGGATACGAAAAGGTCATCATATCATTCAAATATTTCGAACAATTATAACAAATCCTAGTTCAATTGGTAATGTTTTAACAGATGAGGTTGTAATACGAAAACGGATAATTCAAAAATATGGTTTTGAACGAGGTTTACCAACATTAGATTTATTAGATCTTTTGCCCGAATTTGTCGATACAGTCTATCCCATCAGTTTTTTAAGTGATGGATCCACGCCAATTGATTATCTTCTGCTAAACTCACTAGCAAAAAAGTATGATCACTGTCAATATCTGGAGATTGGAACCTGGAGAGGGGAAAGTATTGCAAATGTATCACCATTTGCTGAAGAATGTTATTCCATAAGTTTAGCAAAAGAAGATCTTTTAAAAGAAGGATATTCAGAAGAAATGGTAAGATCAATGAGATTTTTTTCAGAAAAATTAAAAAATGTTATTCATATCGGAGCAAATTCAAATAACTTTGATTTTGGGTCAATTAATAAAAAATTTGATATCATATTTATTGATGGAGATCATAGTGAGGATGCTATAATATCAGATACCCAAAATGCATTTAAATTACTTAAAAACGACGATTCTGTTATTATTTGGCATGATTATGGACATACGCCCGAACGCATTAGATGGGAAACATTGGCAGGAATCATGGAGGGATGTCCACCAGAATTCAGGAATGATATATTTCATGTATCTAATTCCCTTTGTGCTATATTCACCAGAGAAAAATTTACTACAAAAACATTCGATTTCCCTAGCGTTCCAAATAAAGTGTTTACCCTTAACGTATCAGTGAAAAAAATTGGATGA